A genomic segment from Aegilops tauschii subsp. strangulata cultivar AL8/78 chromosome 1, Aet v6.0, whole genome shotgun sequence encodes:
- the LOC109734381 gene encoding urea-proton symporter DUR3, whose amino-acid sequence MSGGGGVVCPPPELSFGGQYYSVVDGVCSRDESFFGGKPVLTQAVGYAVVLGFGAFFALFTSFLVWLEKRYVGGSQLQTSEWFNTAGRSVKTGLIASVIVSQWTWAATILQSSNVAWQYGVSGPFWYASGATVQVLLFGVMAIEIKRKAPNAHTVCEIVRARWGARAHLVFLAFCLATNVIVTAMLLLGGSAVVHALTGVNVYAASFLIPLGVIVYTLAGGLKATFLASYIHSVVVHAVLLVFVFLVYTSSSSLGSPKVVYERLLVVASAARDCSGDLSRSGQSCGPVHGNLKGSYLTMLSSGGLVFGIINIVGNFGTVFVDNGYWMSAIAARPSSTHKGYLLGGLVWFAVPFSLATSLGLGALALDLPITAAEAAKGLVPPATATALMGKPGSVLLLTMLFMAVTSAGSAELVAVSSLFTYDIYRTYVNPGASGKQILLVSRAVILAFGCCMGVLAVVLNLVGVSLGWMYLAMGVVVGSAVIPIALLLLWSKANAFGAMLGTISGCVLGVIVWLTVAKVQYGRVNLDTTGRNAPMLAGNLVSILVGGAVHCVCSLVSPQNYDWESCRRITTVESVTAEDDDELQEAKLVHAKRWIVKWGLVFTVVIVVLWPALSVPAGRFSLGYFTLWAAIAIAWGTVGSAVIILMPLVESWDTISMVCAGMLTNDIVYQRLDDVNLRLRAIMGAMPEAEKRYQQLQRKDEVEMHPAGTHPADDSDHLLEN is encoded by the exons AtgtcgggcggtggcggcgtggTGTGTCCGCCGCCGGAGCTGAGTTTCGGCGGGCAGTACTACTCGGTGGTGGACGGGGTCTGCAGCCGCGACGAGAGCTTCTTCGGCGGGAAGCCGGTGCTGACGCAGGCCGTCGGGTACGCCGTCGTCCTCGGCTTCGGCGCTTTCTTCGCGCTCTTCACTTCCTTCCTG GTGTGGTTGGAGAAACGTTACGTGGGCGGGTCGCAGCTGCAGACGTCGGAGTGGTTCAACACCGCCGGCCGGAGCGTGAAGACGGGGCTGATCGCCAGCGTGATCGTGTCGCAGTGGACATGGGCGGCGACCATCCTGCAGAGCTCCAACGTGGCGTGGCAGTACGGCGTGAGCGGGCCCTTCTGGTACGCCAGCGGCGCCACCGTGCAGGTGCTCCTCTTCGGGGTCATGGCCATCGAGATCAAGCGGAAGGCGCCCAACGCGCACACCGTCTGCGAGATCGTCAGGGCCAGGTGGGGCGCCCGCGCGCACCTCGTCTTCCTCGCCTTCTGCCTCGCCACCAACGTCATCGTCACCGCCATGCTGCTGCTCGGCGGCTCCGCCGTCGTGCACGCGCTCACGGGAGTCAACGTCTACGCCGCCAGCTTCCTCATCCCGCTCGGCGTCATCGTGTACACGCTCGCCGGCGGGCTCAAGGCCACTTTCCTCGCCAGCTACATCCACTCCGTCGTCGTGCACGCCGTGCTCCTCGTCTTCGTCTTCCTCGTCTACACCTCCAGCAGCAGCCTCGGCAGCCCCAAGGTGGTGTACGAGCGCCTCCTGGTCGTCGCCAGCGCCGCCAGGGACTGCTCCGGCGACCTCTCGCGCTCTGGTCAGTCTTGCGGCCCCGTCCACGGCAACCTCAAGGGTTCCTACCTCACCATGCTCAGCTCCGGCGGCCTCGTCTTCGGCATCATCAACATCGTCGGCAATTTCGGCACCGTCTTCGTCGACAAC GGGTACTGGATGAGCGCGATCGCTGCTAGGCCGTCGTCGACGCACAAGGGGTACCTGCTGGGTGGCCTGGTGTGGTTCGCAGTGCCATTCTCGCTGGCAACATCGCTCGGCCTCGGCGCGCTCGCCCTCGACCTCCCTATCACCGCGGCGGAGGCGGCAAAGGGCCTCGTCCCGCCGGCCACCGCGACCGCGCTCATGGGCAAGCCTGGCTCCGTCCTCCTGCTCACGATGCTCTTCATGGCCGTCACCTCCGCTGGCTCCGCAGAGCTCGTCGCCGTCTCCTCCCTCTTCACCTACGACATCTACCGCACCTACGTCAACCCGGGCGCTTCCGGTAAGCAGATCCTCCTCGTGTCCAGGGCCGTCATCCTCGCCTTCGGATGCTGCATGGGCGTCCTGGCCGTCGTCCTCAACCTCGTGGGCGTGTCCCTCGGGTGGATGTACCTGGCCATGGGCGTCGTCGTGGGCTCCGCCGTCATCCCCATCGCTCTGCTGCTGCTCTGGAGCAAGGCCAACGCCTTCGGCGCCATGCTCGGCACCATCAGCGGCTGCGTCCTCGGCGTGATCGTCTGGCTCACGGTGGCCAAGGTGCAGTACGGCCGCGTCAACCTGGACACCACCGGCCGGAACGCGCCCATGCTGGCGGGCAACCTGGTGTCCATACTGGTGGGCGGGGCCGTGCACTGCGTGTGCAGCCTGGTGTCGCCGCAGAACTACGACTGGGAGAGCTGCAGGCGGATCACCACGGTGGAGAGCGTGaccgccgaagacgacgacgagcTCCAGGAGGCGAAGCTGGTGCACGCCAAGCGGTGGATCGTCAAGTGGGGCCTGGTGTTCACTGTCGTGATCGTGGTGCTGTGGCCGGCGCTGTCGGTGCCGGCGGGGAGGTTCAGCCTGGGGTACTTCACGCTGTGGGCGGCGATCGCGATCGCGTGGGGGACGGTGGGCTCGGCGGTGATCATCCTGATGCCGTTGGTGGAGAGCTGGGACACCATCAGCATGGTGTGCGCGGGGATGTTAACCAACGACATCGTGTACCAGCGCCTCGACGACGTGAACCTGCGGCTGAGGGCCATCATGGGGGCCATGCCCGAGGCCGAAAAGCGATACCAGCAGCTGCAGCGGAAGGATGAGGTGGAGATGCACCCCGCCGGCACCCACCCGGCAGATGACAGCGACCATCTTTTGGAGAACTAA